Proteins from a single region of Abyssalbus ytuae:
- a CDS encoding RidA family protein: MARQLISSGSTFEKEIGYSRAVVDGNWVFVSGTTGFDYTTMTISELVEDQADQCLKNIEEALQKSGATMKDVVRVMYILPDASDFEKCWPVLQKYFGKIRPAATMISAGLADPRMKIEIQVTALKQV; this comes from the coding sequence ATGGCCAGACAACTTATAAGCTCCGGATCAACTTTTGAAAAAGAAATAGGTTATTCCCGCGCAGTAGTTGATGGCAATTGGGTATTTGTTTCGGGTACTACTGGTTTTGATTACACTACCATGACAATATCCGAACTTGTAGAAGATCAAGCAGATCAATGTTTAAAAAATATTGAAGAAGCCTTACAAAAATCCGGCGCAACAATGAAAGATGTAGTACGTGTAATGTATATTTTACCTGATGCTTCCGATTTTGAAAAGTGCTGGCCGGTACTACAAAAATACTTCGGTAAAATTCGTCCGGCAGCGACTATGATTTCTGCCGGATTAGCCGACCCCAGGATGAAAATAGAAATTCAGGTTACTGCATTAAAACAAGTTTAA